The Virgibacillus phasianinus genome includes a window with the following:
- a CDS encoding DNA polymerase III subunit gamma/tau — protein sequence MFSVQTAYYDLIGMTSLINLKDNKKYSAVPVYPLVRDLCLIIYQINKEILDNSIELDPNIKKIRHRVKLYQKKNNFKVYESIINDHIHQFGKDIDNLGFYLDGEQLVGSTIYTTYIFQDTQLFAKNPKETGRNAYIFMEKVGETVAVIVEKLIEKSNYALSPLEIPAFVYNDDKAYTEKDILNKNFFVNDQNKNVLLTRLVISLQEASTCIWLYNGVPRANNFQVDNYILLRLLSIKADEVMDNLKNMQTFLTDTFMQVDKVLDFKVSCLINEFDKELCDECKILRNMIHYNAQDTNFIDYVEGKLSNESNYINNFTTKLVKHYMEPLSELISDYLKINEKRSMNDLEKIARRLLSIIKRDKFKELSK from the coding sequence ATGTTTTCGGTGCAAACTGCTTATTACGATTTAATTGGAATGACAAGCTTGATAAATTTAAAAGACAATAAAAAATATTCAGCAGTTCCGGTTTATCCTTTAGTTAGAGACTTGTGTTTAATAATATATCAAATTAATAAAGAAATTTTAGATAACTCCATTGAACTAGATCCTAATATAAAAAAGATTCGGCACCGAGTTAAGTTATATCAAAAGAAGAATAATTTTAAAGTGTATGAAAGTATAATAAATGACCATATTCATCAGTTTGGTAAAGATATTGATAATTTAGGATTTTATTTGGATGGTGAGCAACTAGTAGGGAGCACAATATACACTACTTACATATTTCAAGATACTCAACTTTTCGCCAAAAATCCGAAAGAAACGGGTAGAAATGCATACATATTTATGGAAAAAGTGGGGGAAACCGTCGCGGTAATTGTAGAAAAACTCATAGAAAAATCCAATTATGCTTTATCTCCATTAGAGATTCCTGCGTTTGTGTATAATGATGATAAAGCTTATACAGAAAAAGATATTCTAAACAAGAATTTTTTTGTGAATGATCAGAATAAAAATGTCTTATTAACAAGATTAGTGATTAGTCTCCAAGAAGCTTCTACCTGTATCTGGTTATATAATGGCGTTCCTAGGGCTAATAATTTCCAAGTAGATAACTATATTTTACTAAGATTGTTGTCAATTAAAGCTGATGAAGTAATGGATAACTTGAAAAATATGCAAACCTTTTTGACTGATACTTTTATGCAAGTGGATAAAGTACTTGATTTTAAAGTATCATGTTTAATAAATGAATTTGATAAAGAATTGTGTGATGAATGCAAGATTCTACGAAATATGATTCATTACAATGCACAGGATACTAATTTTATTGACTATGTAGAAGGAAAGTTAAGTAATGAGAGCAACTATATAAACAATTTCACCACCAAACTGGTTAAACACTATATGGAGCCCTTAAGTGAATTAATTTCAGATTACTTAAAGATAAATGAAAAGAGAAGCATGAATGATTTGGAGAAGATAGCTAGGAGATTACTTTCAATAATTAAAAGGGATAAATTTAAAGAATTATCAAAATGA
- a CDS encoding ArdC-like ssDNA-binding domain-containing protein, producing the protein MKRKTFEQKREEVKQLTETMDASIDSYFQSEEKMADYLEFMMQFHKYSLRNSALIQSQFEGAQAVGSYNFWKEKGFQVQKGEKALKILVPNKSVSKFKNAEGKWKNFKYATDQEKEQVEKGDLEERKSRLFFSIGSVFDVSQTNAKASDLPEIFPNKWMEGDVKHYDEMLESMYKIGEQLNVSIGEPFEELGAAKGAFYYPISDKNNGHIGLNPRNGKLQNVKTLLHELAHAKLHNPKDTDYRTMPAEEKEFQAEMTAYAVATYFDIDTSDYSLPYLANWTQGKEMVDKNKLLQDVRETAIEFIDVMEPDLVKERENEHTQVSMNNYSDGLYWYEMQHRPVSLGCQPSGFSDFDDDKGKYGIVAYDRGLTDKELNDFELKKWDVEKQNKVNKEQKQEIEMGM; encoded by the coding sequence ATGAAACGAAAAACATTTGAACAAAAACGGGAAGAAGTAAAGCAATTAACAGAAACGATGGATGCTTCCATTGATTCATACTTTCAAAGTGAAGAGAAAATGGCAGACTATCTGGAATTTATGATGCAGTTTCATAAGTATTCGCTGCGTAATTCTGCCTTGATTCAAAGTCAGTTTGAGGGAGCACAAGCGGTTGGAAGCTATAACTTCTGGAAAGAGAAAGGGTTTCAAGTGCAGAAGGGAGAAAAGGCTCTTAAAATCCTTGTACCGAACAAGTCTGTATCAAAGTTTAAAAATGCAGAAGGTAAGTGGAAAAACTTTAAATATGCGACAGATCAAGAAAAAGAACAGGTTGAAAAAGGGGATCTGGAAGAGCGAAAAAGCAGACTTTTCTTTTCTATTGGAAGTGTATTTGATGTAAGTCAAACGAATGCAAAAGCAAGTGATTTGCCGGAGATTTTTCCGAACAAATGGATGGAAGGAGACGTGAAACATTATGATGAGATGCTTGAATCCATGTATAAAATTGGGGAACAATTGAATGTTTCAATTGGGGAACCATTCGAAGAATTAGGTGCAGCAAAAGGAGCCTTTTATTATCCTATTAGTGATAAAAATAATGGCCATATTGGATTGAATCCACGTAATGGTAAGCTGCAAAATGTGAAAACATTGCTGCATGAATTAGCACATGCCAAGCTGCATAATCCAAAGGATACAGATTATAGAACAATGCCAGCAGAGGAAAAAGAGTTTCAGGCGGAAATGACAGCATATGCGGTAGCAACCTATTTCGATATTGATACGAGTGACTATTCGTTACCTTATTTGGCGAATTGGACACAGGGGAAAGAAATGGTAGATAAAAATAAGTTGCTGCAAGATGTACGGGAAACGGCTATTGAATTTATTGATGTCATGGAACCAGATCTGGTCAAAGAACGTGAGAATGAACACACGCAGGTATCTATGAATAACTATTCAGATGGCCTGTATTGGTATGAAATGCAACACCGTCCTGTTTCGTTAGGGTGCCAACCAAGCGGGTTTAGTGATTTTGATGATGATAAAGGAAAGTATGGAATCGTTGCATATGACAGGGGATTAACAGACAAGGAATTAAATGACTTTGAGCTGAAGAAATGGGACGTGGAGAAACAAAACAAAGTGAATAAAGAACAGAAACAGGAAATCGAAATGGGGATGTGA
- a CDS encoding type IA DNA topoisomerase, which produces MTVTVLAEKPSQATLYAEAFQNVSKKDGYVEVNDPRFFQGKAFITWGFGHLVELVSPENYKEEWKKWKLENLPMFPETFQFQVGKDKKKQFIIVKQLLKQSDEIIVATDCDREGENIARLILKLAGVSYKPTKRLWINSLEVDEVQKGMKQLKDGQNYISLYKEAQTRQFSDWLVGMNASRLYTLLLQQNGLKGAFSVGRVQTATLCLLYKRQQEIKNFVSQPFFELAGNVQVEGGAFDAKVKQRFGTKEDAKSTVEIHNLVRGKNQGNIQQVTQEQKKLKSPKLHSLSTLQEIANKRWKYSPSEVLKLAQSLYEKKMLSYPRTDSHYITNNEFAYLKHNLAAYQSCLNINTEVVYPESRKRYVNDSKVQEHYAIIPTKQTAKKKDLSNKEWNIYQEVVATTLAMFAGDYVYEETNVEVNVNGICFGKTGKVEQEKGWKALFQAEKTDAKKEDEYKTYAVLPSIREGEGCTVMIDLSEGQTKPPKAYTQGQLINVMKNAGKEIEDETLQHTLKEQEGIGTEATRAGIIDTLNKQHYIEIKKNKVSVTHKGKVLCQVVEGTVLSSPEMTAKWESYLHKIGQHEGSQEHFITKIKQMLESLMDSAPKKMKTLEQQFHAAKAESSIGDCPVCGAEGGKIEDKGKFYGCSRYRDGCTFTLPKRFLSKTISEANMKMVLAGSKTNLIKGFKSKKGKTFDAYLRYDHTEKRLKPEFKKG; this is translated from the coding sequence TTGACAGTTACCGTACTAGCGGAAAAACCAAGTCAAGCTACATTATATGCGGAAGCATTTCAAAACGTCAGCAAAAAAGATGGATATGTGGAGGTGAACGATCCCCGTTTCTTTCAGGGGAAAGCATTTATCACGTGGGGATTTGGCCATCTAGTGGAACTGGTTTCGCCGGAAAACTATAAGGAAGAATGGAAAAAGTGGAAGCTGGAAAACCTGCCAATGTTCCCGGAAACATTTCAGTTTCAAGTTGGGAAGGATAAGAAAAAGCAGTTTATCATTGTAAAGCAACTACTAAAACAATCGGATGAAATAATCGTCGCAACGGACTGTGACCGAGAAGGGGAAAATATCGCCCGTTTGATACTAAAACTAGCCGGAGTATCCTATAAACCAACAAAACGCTTGTGGATTAACTCATTGGAAGTGGATGAAGTACAGAAAGGAATGAAACAGTTAAAAGATGGTCAAAACTATATCTCTTTGTATAAAGAAGCTCAGACAAGACAATTCAGTGACTGGCTGGTAGGGATGAACGCTTCCCGTCTATATACCTTGCTTTTACAACAAAATGGGTTGAAAGGTGCTTTTAGTGTTGGCAGGGTACAAACGGCAACGCTCTGTTTGTTATATAAGCGCCAACAGGAAATTAAAAACTTTGTTTCCCAGCCGTTCTTTGAGTTGGCTGGAAATGTACAGGTGGAAGGAGGCGCGTTTGATGCAAAAGTAAAGCAACGATTTGGTACCAAAGAAGATGCGAAAAGTACCGTGGAAATTCATAACTTAGTACGGGGAAAAAACCAAGGGAACATTCAACAGGTGACACAAGAGCAAAAGAAACTGAAGTCGCCAAAGTTGCATTCGTTGTCTACGTTGCAAGAAATTGCCAATAAAAGGTGGAAATACAGTCCGTCGGAGGTGTTAAAGTTGGCACAATCGTTGTACGAGAAAAAAATGTTATCCTATCCACGAACGGACAGTCATTATATTACAAACAATGAATTTGCTTATCTAAAACATAATCTTGCAGCATATCAATCCTGTTTAAATATAAACACGGAAGTCGTTTATCCTGAATCACGGAAGCGTTATGTGAACGATTCCAAAGTACAAGAGCATTATGCCATTATTCCAACTAAACAAACTGCCAAAAAGAAGGATTTAAGCAATAAAGAATGGAATATTTATCAGGAAGTGGTTGCGACAACACTTGCCATGTTTGCTGGGGACTACGTATATGAAGAAACGAACGTGGAAGTGAATGTGAACGGGATTTGTTTTGGAAAGACCGGAAAAGTGGAGCAGGAGAAAGGATGGAAAGCACTCTTTCAAGCGGAAAAAACAGATGCTAAAAAAGAGGATGAGTACAAAACATACGCTGTTCTCCCGTCCATACGGGAAGGAGAAGGCTGTACGGTAATGATTGATCTGTCCGAAGGGCAGACAAAACCGCCGAAAGCCTATACCCAGGGACAATTGATTAACGTCATGAAAAACGCTGGAAAAGAAATCGAGGATGAAACCTTACAGCACACGTTGAAGGAACAAGAAGGGATCGGAACCGAAGCGACAAGGGCAGGTATTATTGATACACTCAACAAGCAGCACTATATTGAGATAAAAAAGAACAAGGTTTCTGTCACCCATAAAGGTAAAGTCCTTTGCCAAGTAGTGGAAGGAACTGTATTATCGAGTCCTGAAATGACTGCGAAATGGGAAAGTTATTTGCATAAAATCGGACAGCATGAGGGTTCGCAAGAACACTTCATCACCAAAATAAAACAGATGCTAGAATCCTTGATGGACAGTGCACCAAAAAAGATGAAAACATTAGAACAACAGTTTCATGCAGCAAAAGCAGAATCCAGTATCGGGGATTGTCCGGTATGCGGTGCGGAAGGAGGGAAAATCGAGGATAAAGGAAAGTTTTATGGTTGTTCCCGATATCGGGATGGATGTACTTTTACTTTACCGAAAAGGTTTTTAAGCAAAACGATCAGCGAAGCAAACATGAAAATGGTACTAGCAGGAAGTAAAACGAACTTGATAAAAGGATTCAAGAGTAAAAAAGGAAAAACCTTTGATGCGTATTTGCGTTATGATCATACAGAAAAGCGATTAAAACCAGAATTTAAGAAAGGATAA
- a CDS encoding restriction endonuclease: MKDMYTLITDYEALLLLLIGVLLFVLSIFPNIMKVVKRKQRYRLMKRSGIKDIDQMQGYQFEEYLKVLFKGLGYRPIVTKKSGDYGADVVLKGRNKIVIQAKRYGYKHNVSMDAVREVFASMFFYKADEAWVITNSFFTKQAMILAKACGVKLLNRYELEEFIVKINPAQQPKQFTRKRSDLH, from the coding sequence ATGAAAGATATGTATACACTGATAACCGATTACGAAGCACTCTTATTACTATTAATAGGAGTGCTATTGTTTGTATTGTCCATTTTTCCAAATATTATGAAGGTGGTTAAACGAAAACAACGCTATCGATTAATGAAACGTTCTGGAATAAAAGACATTGACCAGATGCAGGGGTATCAGTTTGAAGAATACCTGAAAGTGTTATTCAAAGGGTTAGGATATCGACCAATCGTTACCAAAAAGTCAGGTGATTATGGTGCGGATGTGGTACTCAAAGGAAGAAATAAAATCGTTATTCAAGCAAAACGATATGGTTATAAACATAATGTCAGCATGGATGCAGTACGTGAAGTATTTGCTTCCATGTTTTTTTATAAGGCGGATGAAGCATGGGTGATTACAAATTCCTTTTTTACAAAACAAGCGATGATTTTGGCAAAAGCATGTGGCGTGAAATTACTAAACCGGTATGAATTAGAAGAGTTTATTGTCAAGATTAATCCGGCACAACAACCAAAACAATTTACAAGAAAAAGGAGCGATTTGCATTGA
- the mobP2 gene encoding MobP2 family relaxase: MSPAVVLRSKFVTSQSNAFNDYINYMDRDDAKSHVHLNESSNNKDDFFVFHDFMDYMGDEEKRGELFTKNKDALSLDEKKDLKKQFQTGQHHESPMWQDVISFDNDWLAKQGIYHAKEHTVDETKIREVVRNTMDIVLRSEGMENSAIWTASLHYNTDNIHVHVASTEPHPTRERMKVLDKESNTWHEEYRAKRKPKTLDKMKSNVANMLMDRTHERNKIDELVRGTVHEKKEKHVSLSTYRKTNELFQEAMKRLPSDKRQWKYGYQSIHEARPYLDEITDIYLQQFHGDKMNELHQRLDDEGNVMKEMYGDASDYDEYKQNKLDDLKKRMGNAVLSEMRACNKEQKTVAFQQKRFHEQGISNYAWNSIHRYYPGTSFHVSMVKLTKAMRKTFQDYEKEKNQREFDHIMDGYEM, encoded by the coding sequence ATGAGTCCTGCGGTTGTATTACGTAGTAAATTTGTTACATCTCAGTCCAATGCATTTAATGATTATATTAATTATATGGATCGTGATGATGCAAAAAGTCATGTTCATCTCAACGAATCATCCAATAATAAGGATGATTTTTTTGTGTTCCATGATTTTATGGACTACATGGGAGATGAAGAAAAGCGGGGGGAATTGTTTACCAAAAATAAAGATGCATTAAGTTTAGATGAGAAAAAAGACTTAAAGAAACAATTTCAAACAGGACAACATCATGAGTCACCAATGTGGCAGGATGTGATTAGTTTTGATAATGACTGGTTGGCAAAACAAGGAATTTATCATGCCAAGGAACACACAGTGGATGAAACGAAAATACGGGAAGTGGTACGTAACACAATGGATATAGTGTTGAGGTCAGAAGGAATGGAAAATTCCGCTATCTGGACAGCATCTTTGCATTATAATACGGATAACATTCATGTTCATGTAGCTTCAACGGAACCGCATCCAACACGTGAGCGAATGAAAGTATTGGATAAAGAAAGTAATACCTGGCACGAAGAATACCGTGCAAAACGTAAACCAAAAACGCTGGACAAAATGAAATCGAATGTGGCGAATATGTTGATGGATCGAACGCATGAACGAAATAAAATTGATGAGCTTGTTCGGGGAACAGTTCATGAGAAAAAGGAGAAACACGTGTCTTTATCAACCTATCGTAAAACGAATGAGTTGTTCCAAGAAGCGATGAAACGTCTCCCGTCGGACAAACGCCAATGGAAGTACGGGTACCAGTCTATTCATGAAGCAAGACCGTATTTAGATGAAATAACGGATATTTATTTGCAACAATTTCACGGAGATAAGATGAACGAATTGCATCAACGACTGGATGATGAAGGAAATGTGATGAAGGAAATGTACGGTGATGCAAGTGACTATGATGAGTACAAACAAAACAAGCTTGATGATCTGAAAAAGCGAATGGGGAATGCGGTTCTTTCTGAAATGCGTGCTTGTAATAAGGAACAAAAGACAGTTGCTTTTCAGCAAAAACGATTCCATGAACAAGGAATATCTAATTATGCTTGGAACTCGATTCACCGATATTATCCCGGTACGTCGTTCCATGTTTCCATGGTGAAATTAACTAAAGCAATGCGAAAGACGTTTCAGGATTACGAAAAAGAAAAGAACCAACGAGAGTTTGATCATATTATGGACGGGTACGAAATGTAA
- a CDS encoding peptidoglycan DD-metalloendopeptidase family protein: MKNLWNMVKGLVKKKIMLWIAGFIGANAVTILVGVILLTILLAIIGVLSGSVDHQQSQQSDSKAGYVCSPTGEINMKKWKNIFHDKDRSGALKGYGDEIRALSEKRGIDPVLFAAVAMHETAWGKSSAVRLKNNPGGLMNPNGSGLYVFDTMQEGLESMALTLYNRIIVDGLVTIEQLGSVYAPIGAANDPNNLNVHWVPTTKEIAQRFGGLIMNCKTVDHIDMGGIGNKSWVSPHTKNITSGFGYRSGCGNCSSFHAGIDIASAGIRSTPITAFMDGEVIVSKAQGTTFRSSLSNMGKGYGWVVVIDHGNGMHTRYGHMMQKGIPVGTDVKAGDVIGRVGSTGSSTGVHLHFEILMNGKRINPMSYVKPFLTGGNGS, encoded by the coding sequence ATGAAAAACCTTTGGAACATGGTAAAGGGTTTGGTGAAGAAAAAAATCATGCTATGGATTGCAGGATTTATTGGTGCAAACGCCGTAACAATTTTAGTTGGTGTCATCTTATTAACCATTTTGCTTGCGATCATTGGCGTATTAAGTGGCAGTGTAGACCATCAACAATCTCAACAATCGGATAGTAAAGCTGGCTATGTTTGTTCGCCAACCGGAGAAATAAACATGAAAAAGTGGAAGAACATTTTCCACGATAAAGATCGTTCTGGTGCATTAAAAGGATATGGAGATGAAATACGGGCTTTGTCAGAAAAACGAGGTATTGACCCTGTTTTATTTGCAGCGGTTGCGATGCATGAGACAGCTTGGGGGAAATCATCCGCGGTACGACTGAAAAATAATCCGGGCGGCCTAATGAATCCGAATGGTAGTGGATTATATGTGTTTGACACGATGCAGGAAGGATTAGAGTCGATGGCACTTACATTGTACAACCGAATTATTGTCGATGGTTTGGTAACGATTGAACAATTGGGGAGTGTGTATGCTCCTATTGGTGCGGCCAATGACCCGAACAATTTAAATGTTCATTGGGTACCAACCACCAAAGAAATTGCTCAAAGGTTTGGTGGGTTAATCATGAATTGTAAGACGGTGGATCACATTGATATGGGGGGGATCGGTAATAAATCATGGGTATCCCCACATACCAAAAACATTACGTCTGGTTTTGGGTATCGTTCAGGGTGTGGAAATTGCTCGTCCTTTCATGCAGGTATCGACATAGCAAGTGCCGGTATACGAAGTACGCCGATAACCGCATTTATGGACGGGGAAGTGATTGTGAGTAAGGCGCAAGGTACAACGTTTCGTTCCTCCTTGAGTAATATGGGAAAGGGTTATGGATGGGTTGTAGTGATTGATCACGGAAATGGCATGCATACCCGATATGGACACATGATGCAAAAAGGCATTCCCGTTGGAACGGATGTAAAAGCTGGTGATGTTATCGGGCGTGTCGGTTCAACAGGGTCTTCAACGGGTGTACACTTGCACTTTGAGATACTTATGAATGGAAAAAGAATAAACCCAATGTCCTATGTTAAACCATTTTTAACCGGAGGTAACGGGTCATAA
- a CDS encoding VirB4 family type IV secretion system protein, whose product MMLQKQQTKTEDKPKRPPLDKDFVTAIQPQGGISFKDKYIKKGDGYETCIHVWDYPSNVEVLWMDKLMSMYDVTVVTDISTMNQDETISAINKSMVEQDVRFRSANQESERMDAQRGYKEMEDLYQKISEAGEVIKLMHIRLFVASPTISELEQKVNRTISKLQSIGFKGQVFLNESFWEWQALFLPYEQQLAFPNKREGKGLPAITLASGLPYHFSELNDRTGSYLGTSFTGGNVLFDLFHHDKLRRFYNAVVVGKMGAGKSTALKKLLMDNEARGNFIRGFDVTGEFKTLVQSVRGQMIGLDGSDGIINPLQIYKAEDNHDKKKDEELSFMQHISKVAKFYTFLAVNPSQEESEEFKKILRLFYESLGFMKKMKTTGVTTLTNEEYPVFSDLLAFIREHLYENTERRIIRREISVSRVNRLEKIELVIDNLVHSYGYLFNGYTTVPDITNEQVIFFSIRSLTGLEKGVFNAQMYNVLNLIWDNLIQIGAPQKEKLYRDDRFLEDDATRFLIMIDEAHRLINAENMLAVSFLTDFAREARKYFGGLVLASQSIRDFVPDHSDTDTVTKIRTLFELTQYKFVMQQDSNTLDALRTIFEGQLTESELDHVPQLQQGDCLLSISGVGNLMLSIEASDEELRLFEGGL is encoded by the coding sequence ATGATGTTGCAAAAACAACAAACAAAAACAGAGGACAAACCAAAACGTCCGCCATTGGATAAAGATTTTGTAACAGCTATTCAACCACAAGGCGGTATATCTTTTAAAGATAAATATATAAAAAAAGGGGATGGGTATGAAACCTGTATCCATGTTTGGGATTACCCTTCTAATGTCGAGGTTCTTTGGATGGATAAATTGATGTCCATGTATGATGTAACAGTTGTAACCGATATTTCTACGATGAATCAGGACGAAACTATCAGTGCAATTAACAAAAGCATGGTGGAACAAGATGTACGTTTTCGAAGTGCTAACCAGGAATCGGAACGAATGGATGCCCAACGTGGCTATAAGGAAATGGAAGATTTATATCAAAAAATAAGTGAAGCAGGAGAGGTTATTAAATTAATGCATATTCGTTTATTTGTTGCTTCCCCAACGATATCGGAATTAGAACAAAAGGTGAATCGAACGATTTCGAAGTTGCAATCTATTGGATTTAAAGGGCAGGTTTTCCTCAATGAGTCCTTCTGGGAGTGGCAAGCATTGTTTTTACCTTATGAACAGCAACTTGCCTTTCCGAATAAACGAGAAGGAAAAGGGCTCCCTGCCATTACCCTTGCCTCGGGACTCCCGTATCATTTTTCAGAGTTAAATGATCGAACAGGGAGTTACCTTGGAACATCGTTTACAGGTGGGAATGTATTGTTTGATTTATTTCATCATGACAAATTAAGACGATTTTATAATGCAGTTGTCGTTGGAAAAATGGGCGCTGGGAAGTCAACCGCACTGAAAAAGCTATTAATGGATAATGAAGCGCGTGGCAATTTTATTCGTGGCTTTGATGTCACAGGAGAATTTAAAACATTGGTGCAATCCGTGCGAGGACAAATGATAGGGTTAGATGGGAGTGACGGCATTATTAATCCATTGCAAATATACAAAGCAGAGGACAATCACGATAAAAAAAAGGATGAGGAACTGAGTTTTATGCAACATATATCCAAAGTAGCAAAATTCTATACCTTTCTTGCCGTGAATCCGTCACAAGAAGAAAGTGAAGAATTTAAAAAGATTCTTCGGTTGTTTTATGAGTCACTGGGATTCATGAAAAAAATGAAAACAACTGGTGTTACAACACTTACGAACGAAGAGTATCCGGTTTTTAGTGATTTGTTGGCATTTATCCGTGAACATTTATATGAAAACACCGAAAGGAGAATCATACGCCGTGAAATATCAGTTTCCCGTGTGAATCGACTGGAAAAAATTGAACTAGTCATTGACAATCTGGTGCATAGTTATGGTTATTTGTTTAACGGTTATACCACTGTCCCAGACATCACGAATGAACAGGTTATCTTTTTCTCGATTCGTAGTTTAACGGGATTGGAAAAAGGTGTATTTAATGCCCAGATGTATAATGTATTGAATCTCATTTGGGATAACTTAATTCAGATTGGTGCACCACAAAAAGAAAAGTTGTATCGTGATGACAGATTTTTGGAAGATGATGCCACGCGTTTTCTGATTATGATTGATGAAGCACATCGACTTATCAATGCAGAAAATATGTTGGCCGTTTCCTTTTTAACAGACTTCGCTCGTGAAGCTCGAAAATATTTTGGTGGTTTAGTATTAGCGAGTCAATCTATTCGTGATTTTGTGCCTGATCATTCCGACACAGATACCGTGACGAAAATCCGCACGTTGTTTGAACTCACCCAATATAAATTTGTGATGCAGCAAGATTCCAACACATTAGATGCTTTACGAACCATCTTTGAAGGACAACTGACGGAAAGTGAGTTGGACCATGTACCGCAGCTACAACAAGGGGATTGTTTACTTTCGATCAGTGGTGTAGGAAATTTGATGCTATCCATTGAAGCATCAGACGAAGAATTGCGATTGTTTGAAGGGGGGTTATAA